From Roseburia hominis, the proteins below share one genomic window:
- a CDS encoding GNAT family N-acetyltransferase translates to MNIRKFQDTDADEVSALIVTTLRTTNIKDYSFEYIENEVKILQPHNILERAKWTHFYVVCDQHKIVGCGAIGPYWDKEDESSLFTIFVLPEYQGKGIGRKIIETLERDEYFLRSKRIEIPASITGTPFYRKMGYDYKNHIRVPDKEGLLRLEKYR, encoded by the coding sequence GTGAACATACGGAAATTTCAAGATACGGATGCAGACGAAGTTTCTGCATTAATTGTAACAACTCTTAGGACAACGAATATAAAAGATTATTCCTTCGAATACATTGAAAATGAAGTGAAGATTTTACAGCCTCATAATATATTGGAGCGTGCAAAGTGGACACATTTTTATGTCGTGTGCGACCAACATAAAATCGTTGGTTGCGGGGCAATCGGACCCTACTGGGACAAGGAAGATGAAAGCAGCCTGTTCACCATTTTTGTTTTGCCTGAATATCAAGGAAAAGGAATTGGAAGAAAAATTATTGAAACACTTGAACGGGATGAATATTTTTTGAGATCAAAAAGAATCGAGATTCCGGCATCTATTACGGGAACGCCTTTTTATAGAAAGATGGGATATGATTATAAAAACCACATTCGAGTACCTGACAAAGAAGGTTTATTGAGATTGGAAAAGTATCGGTAA
- a CDS encoding AAA family ATPase, whose product MYCILVTGIPAAGKSTMAEVLAEYLGLPVISKDKIKELLYDTIGFRSREEKVMLGIAGMNIMYYMAEQLMKRGQSFILENNFENVSKEGLVAILEKYSYKAITVTLTGDYEKIYQRFLKRNDSPDRHRGHIVNDCYPEKYKIILWHRFRMKAL is encoded by the coding sequence ATGTATTGTATATTGGTTACAGGAATTCCGGCTGCGGGAAAGAGTACAATGGCGGAAGTTTTAGCAGAGTATTTAGGCTTACCAGTTATTTCAAAAGATAAAATTAAAGAATTGCTGTATGATACGATTGGATTTCGTTCAAGAGAAGAAAAGGTTATGTTAGGTATTGCGGGCATGAATATCATGTATTATATGGCTGAACAGCTCATGAAAAGGGGACAATCCTTTATTTTAGAAAACAATTTTGAAAATGTATCAAAAGAGGGATTAGTTGCAATTCTTGAAAAATATTCATATAAAGCGATTACTGTTACTTTAACAGGAGATTATGAGAAAATATATCAACGCTTTTTAAAAAGAAATGATAGTCCGGACAGGCATCGGGGGCATATTGTAAATGATTGCTATCCTGAAAAATACAAAATAATTTTGTGGCATCGATTCCGTATGAAAGCTTTGTAA
- a CDS encoding Type 1 glutamine amidotransferase-like domain-containing protein — translation MRNLFLSSSGLNNKTAKLLWECIDKEPKNTKVIFVPSAAVENDGAREGIIICMERLMSMGIPLNNILLYDLALLLSDGYERTYSSYVNNIPAQIRLMSAEELVQYDIIVFCGGNAAALLQEINRTGFSEPLKQAVECGLVYLGISAGSMVAAGNFADGLGYLTNPLIPHAEKGNSCGEVPKNGVIELADGQVVFIHGEHQEVVY, via the coding sequence ATGAGAAACCTTTTTTTGAGCTCCAGTGGCTTAAATAATAAGACCGCGAAATTACTTTGGGAGTGTATCGATAAAGAACCCAAAAACACAAAAGTGATTTTTGTACCATCTGCCGCAGTGGAAAATGATGGTGCAAGGGAAGGAATTATTATATGCATGGAACGACTTATGAGCATGGGAATTCCACTCAATAATATCCTTCTGTATGATTTGGCGCTTCTGCTTTCCGACGGATATGAAAGGACATATTCAAGCTATGTTAACAACATACCCGCACAGATTCGTTTGATGAGCGCGGAGGAACTTGTCCAGTATGATATCATTGTTTTTTGTGGAGGAAATGCCGCAGCACTTTTGCAAGAAATAAATAGAACCGGGTTTTCGGAGCCGCTTAAGCAGGCGGTAGAGTGCGGCTTGGTATATCTCGGAATCAGCGCGGGCAGCATGGTCGCTGCTGGAAATTTTGCTGATGGACTAGGGTATTTAACAAATCCATTGATTCCACACGCTGAAAAGGGAAATTCTTGTGGAGAAGTGCCTAAGAATGGGGTGATTGAATTGGCCGATGGTCAAGTTGTATTCATTCACGGAGAACATCAAGAAGTTGTTTACTAA
- a CDS encoding PHP domain-containing protein, with product MVDAHVHLEKGKYCVEWIQEFIRYALVRDIDEIYFLEHTHIFKECQSLYDEMSHYNAYQNQWYRKKLEAARPLKEYTDFIENMKKEQFPIRIKFGLEVCYSPGHEEDIKRIKGTYPFDFLVGSIHFIDGWAFSHMKQPWKKEDYDLNSLYQRYYNLMRTLVKSKLFTGLAHPNSLQCFGAYPVNNYDVEYNELAAALKENHMYIEESSGLAINYCDSRLGMNKEMLKAMQKNYVRILTASDAHVPQNVGRLIREMEELLAD from the coding sequence ATGGTTGATGCTCATGTTCATTTAGAAAAAGGGAAATATTGTGTTGAGTGGATACAGGAATTTATACGATATGCTTTAGTGAGGGATATTGATGAAATATATTTTCTGGAACACACTCATATTTTTAAAGAATGTCAGAGTCTGTATGATGAAATGTCACATTACAATGCATATCAAAATCAATGGTATAGAAAAAAACTTGAAGCAGCACGACCATTGAAAGAATATACGGATTTCATAGAAAATATGAAGAAAGAGCAGTTTCCAATCAGGATAAAATTTGGATTAGAGGTTTGTTATTCTCCAGGGCATGAAGAGGATATAAAAAGAATTAAGGGAACGTATCCTTTTGATTTCCTTGTTGGTTCGATTCATTTTATTGATGGATGGGCATTCAGCCATATGAAGCAACCATGGAAGAAAGAAGATTATGATTTGAATTCATTATATCAGCGTTATTATAATTTAATGCGTACATTAGTGAAAAGTAAGCTGTTCACCGGGTTGGCACATCCGAATTCTTTGCAGTGTTTTGGCGCATATCCAGTTAATAACTATGACGTAGAATATAATGAACTTGCAGCTGCATTAAAAGAAAATCATATGTACATTGAGGAAAGCAGTGGTCTGGCAATCAATTATTGTGATTCCAGGTTGGGGATGAACAAAGAAATGTTAAAAGCTATGCAAAAGAATTATGTACGGATATTAACAGCTTCGGACGCACATGTTCCGCAAAATGTTGGCAGGCTAATACGTGAAATGGAAGAGTTACTTGCTGATTAG
- a CDS encoding GNAT family N-acetyltransferase, with amino-acid sequence MENCEVRAVRKKDRSCGDVYQDCPVFDDGKYCLRLVAESDAEDLLKVYSEEKAVPFFNSDNCGGDDFHYTSLERMREAVSYWLWEYERRGFVRWSIFSHKEEEVIGTVELFHRDAEDYFTDCGLLRLDLRSDYEKADVIKEILQQIGTPAFDMFSCRMLATKAVPTAKERIQALAVLGFEESDQALTGHDGTQYKYYWVLNKK; translated from the coding sequence ATGGAGAACTGTGAGGTGCGCGCTGTCCGCAAGAAGGACAGAAGCTGTGGGGATGTGTATCAGGATTGCCCGGTTTTTGACGATGGAAAATACTGCTTACGTCTGGTCGCAGAAAGTGATGCGGAAGATTTGCTGAAGGTTTATTCGGAAGAGAAGGCGGTTCCTTTTTTCAACAGTGATAATTGCGGTGGGGATGACTTCCATTATACATCCCTGGAAAGGATGAGGGAGGCAGTCAGCTACTGGCTTTGGGAGTATGAAAGAAGAGGATTTGTGAGATGGAGTATTTTCAGCCATAAAGAGGAAGAAGTTATAGGAACGGTTGAATTATTCCACAGGGATGCTGAGGATTATTTCACAGACTGCGGGCTGCTGCGTCTGGATCTGCGAAGTGATTATGAAAAAGCAGATGTGATAAAGGAAATTTTACAACAGATAGGCACTCCGGCGTTTGACATGTTTTCCTGCCGGATGCTGGCAACGAAAGCAGTTCCAACCGCAAAAGAACGTATTCAGGCATTGGCGGTACTGGGGTTTGAAGAATCAGATCAGGCGCTGACCGGACATGATGGCACTCAGTATAAATACTATTGGGTTCTTAATAAGAAATAG
- a CDS encoding VOC family protein — protein sequence MNKITCICLGVKSMEKAIKFYRDGLGYKTDCREDNPYVCFFDTPGTKFELFPLDLLVKDINEDNPPKIGDGFGGITLAYNVENKDEVDKIIELARKAGGTIVKEPQDVFWGGYHAYFKDLDGYYWEVAWGPDFKYDEKGMLQF from the coding sequence ATGAATAAAATAACTTGTATATGTTTGGGCGTAAAAAGTATGGAGAAAGCAATAAAATTTTACAGGGATGGTTTAGGTTATAAAACGGATTGCAGAGAAGACAATCCATATGTATGCTTTTTCGATACGCCAGGAACAAAATTTGAATTGTTTCCTTTGGATTTGTTGGTGAAAGATATAAATGAAGATAATCCGCCCAAAATTGGAGACGGATTTGGTGGCATTACATTAGCGTATAATGTGGAAAACAAGGATGAAGTCGATAAAATAATTGAATTAGCCAGAAAAGCAGGAGGAACAATTGTAAAAGAACCTCAGGATGTATTTTGGGGTGGTTATCATGCATATTTCAAAGATTTGGACGGATATTACTGGGAAGTTGCTTGGGGACCTGATTTTAAGTATGATGAAAAAGGTATGTTGCAATTTTAA
- a CDS encoding flavodoxin — protein sequence MSKVLVVYFSASGVTAKLAERLAKAIGADLHEIQPEVPYTEADLNWMDKKSRSSVEMNDKSFRPAVANKVENMEQYQVIFTAFPIWWYVAPTIVNSFMEQYDLTGKMIILLATSGSSGMGNTNKELAGSCPGAELKEGKRFPADASAEELKAWAEEFGI from the coding sequence ATGAGCAAGGTATTAGTGGTATATTTCAGCGCCAGTGGGGTAACTGCGAAACTGGCAGAACGGCTTGCAAAGGCAATCGGAGCAGATTTGCATGAGATTCAGCCGGAGGTTCCTTATACAGAAGCAGACTTAAACTGGATGGATAAAAAGAGCCGCAGCAGTGTGGAAATGAATGACAAATCTTTCCGGCCGGCGGTGGCAAACAAAGTGGAGAACATGGAGCAGTACCAGGTGATTTTCACAGCCTTCCCTATTTGGTGGTATGTCGCCCCGACCATCGTAAACTCGTTTATGGAGCAGTATGACCTGACTGGAAAGATGATCATTCTCTTGGCTACTTCCGGCAGCAGTGGCATGGGGAACACAAATAAGGAACTGGCGGGTTCCTGTCCGGGAGCAGAGCTGAAAGAAGGAAAGCGGTTCCCTGCGGATGCCAGTGCGGAAGAACTCAAGGCTTGGGCAGAGGAATTTGGTATCTAA
- a CDS encoding GNAT family N-acetyltransferase → MSEFVKALPGDQGTFEDVYQDCPVFDDGNYCLRLVAESDAEDLLKVYSDGKAVPFFNSDNCGGDDFHYTSLERMREAVSYWLWEYERRGFVRWSIFSHKEEEVIGTVELFHRDAEDYFTDCGLLRLDLRSDYEKADVIKEILQQIGTPAFDMFSCRMLATKAVPTAKERIQALAVLGFEESDQALTGHDGSQYKYYWVLNKK, encoded by the coding sequence ATGAGTGAATTTGTAAAAGCGTTGCCTGGAGATCAGGGAACTTTTGAGGATGTGTATCAGGATTGTCCGGTTTTTGACGATGGAAATTACTGCTTACGTCTGGTCGCAGAAAGTGATGCGGAGGATTTGCTGAAGGTTTATTCGGACGGGAAGGCGGTTCCTTTTTTCAACAGTGATAATTGCGGTGGGGATGACTTCCATTATACATCCCTGGAAAGGATGAGGGAGGCAGTCAGCTACTGGCTTTGGGAGTATGAAAGAAGAGGGTTTGTGAGATGGAGTATTTTCAGCCATAAAGAGGAAGAAGTCATAGGAACGGTTGAATTATTCCACAGGGATGCTGAGGATTATTTCACAGACTGCGGGCTGCTGCGTCTGGATCTGCGAAGTGATTATGAAAAAGCAGATGTGATAAAGGAAATTTTACAACAGATAGGCACTCCGGCGTTTGACATGTTTTCCTGCCGGATGCTGGCAACGAAAGCAGTTCCAACCGCAAAAGAACGTATTCAGGCATTGGCGGTACTGGGGTTTGAAGAATCAGATCAGGCTCTGACCGGACATGATGGCAGTCAGTATAAATACTATTGGGTTCTCAATAAGAAATAG
- a CDS encoding YafY family protein, with protein MKIDRLLEIVIYLLNHENVSARDLGERFHVSVRTIQRDMVSIAEAGIPVYSNQGKSGGYSILPSYKVRNCNIHQEEQQLIQQALESLATSYANETLAGLIEKYHVLLDRDQEQSIFFDFGIARENQQVQKVNQMLKRAIETKALVEFFYRDAQGKETQRLVEPLAIQYKWYSWYLFAWSVPQEAYRTFKVARIRKPQITSGKSDRKHPAVKELMEQSDRAYGETCITLEVAFDKKDTCLMEEYFPDSQIEERSEEKSRIWIQVPPGERSWKALLLSMGNRVEVISPEACRNELIETAQKFLSNYDI; from the coding sequence ATGAAAATAGACAGACTGTTGGAAATTGTTATTTATCTTTTGAATCATGAGAATGTTTCCGCCAGAGATCTGGGGGAACGGTTCCATGTTTCTGTCCGAACTATACAGAGAGATATGGTCAGCATTGCAGAAGCAGGGATTCCTGTATATTCTAACCAGGGAAAGAGCGGGGGATATTCCATTTTGCCGTCATATAAGGTTAGAAACTGTAATATCCATCAGGAAGAACAGCAGTTGATTCAGCAGGCACTGGAAAGCCTGGCAACCTCATATGCAAATGAAACGCTGGCAGGTTTAATTGAAAAGTATCATGTACTTCTGGACAGGGATCAGGAGCAGAGTATCTTTTTTGATTTTGGAATCGCCAGGGAGAATCAACAGGTGCAAAAGGTGAATCAGATGCTGAAACGGGCAATTGAGACAAAGGCACTGGTTGAATTTTTCTACAGGGATGCGCAGGGAAAAGAAACACAGCGGTTGGTTGAACCTCTTGCTATCCAGTATAAATGGTATTCCTGGTATTTATTTGCATGGTCTGTTCCACAGGAGGCGTATCGTACCTTTAAAGTTGCACGAATCCGCAAGCCTCAAATTACATCGGGAAAGTCTGACAGAAAGCATCCGGCGGTAAAGGAGCTTATGGAGCAGTCAGACAGGGCATATGGTGAAACTTGTATTACACTGGAGGTAGCGTTTGATAAGAAAGATACGTGCTTGATGGAAGAGTACTTTCCGGACAGCCAAATAGAAGAACGGTCGGAGGAAAAATCAAGAATATGGATTCAGGTTCCGCCTGGAGAACGCTCGTGGAAAGCCCTGCTTTTGAGTATGGGAAACCGTGTGGAAGTCATTTCTCCGGAAGCCTGCCGAAATGAACTGATCGAGACTGCTCAAAAATTTTTATCTAATTACGACATATAG
- a CDS encoding GNAT family N-acetyltransferase, translated as MGMKIIYTDKRVFSANDIKEIFQSVGWLSANYPERVKKALDNCETVFTAWDGGYLVGLINAIDDGELTAYIHYLCVNPLYQGRGIGRELLRRIKEKYSKYLYIILIAENEKLVIYYRQNGFEYIDGRYVFAIRNEE; from the coding sequence ATGGGAATGAAAATTATATATACCGATAAAAGAGTGTTTTCAGCAAATGATATAAAAGAGATATTTCAATCCGTTGGCTGGTTGTCTGCTAATTATCCAGAGCGTGTGAAAAAGGCACTTGATAACTGCGAGACAGTTTTTACCGCATGGGACGGCGGATATTTAGTGGGACTTATTAATGCTATTGATGATGGCGAACTAACCGCATATATTCATTACTTATGCGTAAATCCTTTATATCAGGGTCGTGGAATTGGCAGAGAACTGCTACGTAGAATTAAGGAGAAATATAGCAAATATTTATACATTATTCTGATTGCAGAAAACGAAAAACTTGTAATATATTATAGACAAAATGGGTTTGAATATATTGACGGAAGATATGTGTTTGCTATTCGTAATGAAGAGTAA
- a CDS encoding transglutaminase family protein yields the protein MLTIQDDMNSYLAFSHYIDGDEPGVQRKAMELKESNGCEIELAKATYYFVRDEIKHSWDVQDRRVTVTASDVLREGVGICWAKANLLAALLRANGIPSGICYQRLTLGDTPETGYCIHALNAIYLKSIDKWIRIDARGNKDGIQADFSIDDECLAFSIRKEYDEIDYNTVYAEPLPKTVDILENSTDALYMYLHLLPERIC from the coding sequence ATGTTGACCATTCAAGATGATATGAACAGTTACCTTGCCTTTTCGCACTATATTGATGGGGATGAACCAGGTGTACAAAGAAAAGCCATGGAACTAAAAGAATCCAACGGGTGTGAAATCGAGCTGGCAAAGGCCACTTACTATTTTGTTAGAGATGAAATTAAGCATTCATGGGATGTCCAGGATAGAAGAGTTACGGTAACGGCCTCAGATGTATTAAGAGAGGGTGTTGGTATTTGTTGGGCAAAAGCTAACCTATTGGCTGCACTATTAAGAGCCAATGGTATTCCTTCTGGAATATGCTATCAAAGGCTTACATTAGGCGATACGCCAGAGACTGGATATTGTATCCATGCCCTAAATGCCATTTATCTAAAATCCATTGATAAATGGATTCGTATAGATGCAAGAGGAAACAAAGATGGTATACAAGCAGACTTTTCTATTGATGATGAATGTTTGGCTTTCTCCATTCGGAAGGAGTATGACGAGATAGATTATAATACCGTGTATGCTGAACCGTTACCAAAGACAGTGGATATTCTTGAAAATAGTACAGATGCATTATATATGTATCTGCATTTGCTGCCCGAAAGAATTTGCTAA
- a CDS encoding crosslink repair DNA glycosylase YcaQ family protein encodes MDRIYFTKKQARQFLLLKHGLLGDYKFVGKEGILSFIRQAGCIQFDPVDVCGRNADLVLQSRIKDYQKTMLYELLYIDRKLVDYFDKNLAILPIENWKYFGRERQAHRSWERSHTEILEVQERVREEIARRGPLCSADLDIAGKVSWYWSDTKLSRAALEHMYFVGELGIHHKSGTLKYYDLIEKCIPAEFLNQPEPYLSDFDYRKWLVSERIGSVGLLWNHASDAWLGIQGLKAAQRNAIFEMLLKEEKIIEVKVEEIGEPLYCRREDAGLAEFILKNPPMKKRCEFIAPLDNLIWDRKLIGAVFDFSYKWEIYTPKQQRKYGYYVLPILYGDRFAGRIEMAYDKKQGKLELKNIWYEPDLRLTVGRQIEGDINGELFF; translated from the coding sequence ATGGACAGAATTTATTTTACGAAAAAACAGGCGCGGCAGTTTTTGTTATTAAAGCATGGCTTGCTGGGGGATTACAAATTTGTTGGAAAAGAAGGAATCCTTTCTTTTATCCGGCAGGCAGGATGCATTCAGTTTGATCCGGTGGATGTCTGTGGCAGAAATGCGGATCTGGTTTTGCAGTCCAGAATCAAAGACTATCAAAAGACGATGCTTTATGAGCTTTTATATATTGACCGGAAACTGGTGGATTATTTTGATAAAAATCTCGCGATTCTTCCAATAGAAAACTGGAAATATTTTGGCCGGGAGCGGCAGGCTCACCGAAGCTGGGAGAGAAGCCATACAGAAATTTTGGAGGTACAGGAACGGGTGCGTGAGGAAATTGCACGGCGGGGACCACTGTGCAGCGCAGATTTGGACATAGCGGGAAAGGTTTCCTGGTATTGGAGTGATACCAAGCTGTCGAGAGCGGCGTTGGAACATATGTATTTTGTCGGAGAACTGGGAATCCATCATAAGAGCGGAACATTGAAATATTATGATCTGATTGAAAAATGCATTCCGGCAGAATTTTTGAATCAACCAGAGCCTTATCTTTCGGATTTTGATTATAGAAAATGGCTGGTGTCAGAGCGCATTGGTTCGGTGGGACTTTTGTGGAACCATGCTTCTGACGCATGGCTGGGTATACAGGGACTTAAGGCTGCACAGAGAAATGCTATATTCGAGATGCTGTTAAAAGAAGAGAAGATTATTGAAGTAAAAGTGGAAGAGATTGGGGAGCCGTTGTATTGCCGCAGGGAGGATGCAGGACTTGCAGAATTTATATTGAAAAATCCCCCGATGAAAAAGCGCTGTGAATTTATTGCACCGCTGGATAATCTGATCTGGGACAGGAAGCTTATAGGAGCAGTTTTTGATTTTTCTTATAAATGGGAAATCTATACGCCGAAGCAGCAGCGTAAATATGGTTATTATGTTTTGCCGATTCTCTATGGAGACAGATTTGCAGGCAGGATAGAAATGGCTTATGATAAAAAGCAGGGAAAGCTGGAACTAAAAAATATCTGGTATGAGCCGGACTTGCGTCTGACTGTTGGACGGCAAATTGAAGGAGACATAAACGGCGAATTATTTTTCTGA
- a CDS encoding HAMP domain-containing sensor histidine kinase, translated as MAVNLVLLALLGLAIGYSIYDRRKTYRTIDHLLDCVLSQEKIEYSDVREGELSALVNKVHRIQEILGKQIENAREEKEQVKSLVSNMTHQLKTPLANLSVYTDILSSRELDEAQKAEATEKIRRQIEKLDWIIGSLAKMVKLEQGVIEFEAEDLLIKRTILDAIDTVYDKIEKKEITFVLEEGEDRPLYHNRKWTAEVLVNLLENAVKYTKRGGTIQMKICPYEIYTEIQIIDNGCGIHEEETNRIFQRFYRSPEVGHIEGSGIGLYLSNLILEKEKGYMTVRSVYGEGSCFSVFLQNCKN; from the coding sequence ATGGCAGTGAATTTGGTACTTCTGGCACTATTAGGGCTGGCCATTGGTTATAGTATTTATGACAGAAGAAAGACGTACCGTACTATAGACCATTTATTGGATTGCGTATTGAGCCAGGAAAAAATCGAGTATTCTGATGTCCGGGAAGGGGAACTTTCTGCTCTGGTAAATAAGGTTCATCGAATTCAGGAGATTCTGGGAAAGCAGATTGAAAACGCAAGAGAAGAGAAGGAGCAGGTAAAAAGCCTTGTTTCCAATATGACTCATCAACTCAAAACACCGCTGGCTAACCTGTCTGTCTATACAGATATTTTGAGCAGCCGGGAACTGGACGAAGCCCAAAAGGCTGAGGCTACGGAAAAAATCAGGAGACAGATCGAAAAACTGGACTGGATCATAGGCTCTCTTGCCAAGATGGTAAAGCTGGAACAGGGCGTGATTGAGTTTGAGGCGGAGGACCTCCTGATCAAAAGAACGATTTTAGATGCGATCGATACCGTATATGATAAAATCGAAAAGAAAGAAATCACGTTTGTTTTGGAGGAAGGGGAAGACAGGCCTTTGTATCACAACCGGAAATGGACGGCGGAGGTACTGGTAAATCTTCTGGAAAATGCGGTCAAGTACACAAAGCGGGGCGGAACGATACAAATGAAGATATGCCCCTATGAAATATATACGGAGATTCAGATCATAGATAATGGGTGCGGTATTCATGAGGAAGAGACGAACCGGATCTTTCAAAGATTCTACAGAAGCCCGGAGGTGGGGCATATAGAAGGCTCCGGCATCGGGCTTTATCTGTCCAACCTGATTCTGGAGAAGGAAAAGGGATATATGACCGTGAGGTCTGTCTATGGGGAAGGAAGCTGTTTTTCCGTGTTCTTACAAAACTGTAAGAACTGA
- a CDS encoding GNAT family N-acetyltransferase, giving the protein MEPELIRLEELHINELTKIMERAFDEDTKIHLDEEKGGPDGYDNGNFLRKWGLHKNASSYCIFLNEQLIGGVILWINQDNNNFLGNIFIDPVYENQGLGTKVWNMIEKLYPDTKTWNTETPIFSSRNHNFYVNKCGFHIIKIDNPKNRLEGQYKMQKAMK; this is encoded by the coding sequence ATGGAACCGGAACTCATTAGACTAGAGGAATTGCATATAAACGAATTAACAAAAATAATGGAGCGGGCTTTTGATGAAGATACAAAAATACATCTTGATGAGGAAAAAGGTGGACCTGATGGATATGATAATGGTAATTTTTTGAGAAAATGGGGATTGCATAAAAATGCTTCTTCATATTGCATTTTCTTGAATGAACAGTTAATTGGCGGGGTGATTCTTTGGATAAATCAAGATAATAACAATTTCTTAGGGAATATCTTTATTGATCCGGTTTATGAAAATCAAGGATTAGGCACAAAAGTGTGGAATATGATTGAAAAATTATATCCTGATACAAAGACTTGGAATACTGAAACGCCTATTTTTTCAAGCAGAAATCATAATTTCTATGTCAATAAGTGCGGTTTTCATATTATTAAAATTGATAATCCTAAAAATAGGCTGGAGGGTCAATATAAAATGCAGAAAGCGATGAAATAA
- a CDS encoding DeoR/GlpR family DNA-binding transcription regulator has translation MFMEERQKDIVKRVNETGRIMVSEIQELYHISADCARRDLRLLEKKGVLQRTHGGAITIDPKRVYPEKMYNPKDLPEIREDYMAVAKCAIKYIKEHDVIYITTSSVGYYMALNLPDELEITVLTNSVTIADNLRKKESISVILLGGEMSHRGHCHDFYTIQMVKNIQIDKSFLSHSALSIEFGASIHSSSGVDFGKAVMENSKMNIGLYPSKKIGWNSIHSVCKIEDYDLLITDERVSEDFLVQAEDIGIKVQVVNL, from the coding sequence ATGTTTATGGAAGAAAGGCAAAAGGATATTGTAAAGAGAGTCAATGAGACTGGAAGAATTATGGTGTCCGAAATTCAGGAGCTATATCATATATCAGCAGATTGTGCCAGAAGAGATTTGAGGTTGTTAGAGAAAAAAGGGGTGTTACAGAGAACACATGGAGGAGCTATTACGATAGATCCAAAAAGAGTCTATCCGGAAAAAATGTATAATCCGAAAGATCTGCCAGAGATTAGAGAAGATTATATGGCAGTAGCAAAGTGTGCAATAAAATATATTAAAGAACATGATGTAATATATATTACCACTTCCTCTGTTGGATATTATATGGCTTTAAATCTGCCGGATGAATTAGAGATAACAGTTTTGACAAATTCGGTTACGATTGCAGATAACCTGAGAAAAAAGGAAAGTATTTCAGTTATCCTCCTGGGAGGGGAAATGTCTCACCGTGGCCATTGCCACGATTTTTATACAATCCAAATGGTAAAGAATATTCAGATTGATAAATCGTTTTTGTCCCACTCGGCTCTTTCAATAGAGTTTGGAGCTTCTATACACAGTAGTTCCGGAGTTGACTTTGGAAAAGCTGTTATGGAAAATAGTAAAATGAATATTGGGCTATATCCTTCTAAAAAAATAGGGTGGAATTCCATTCATTCTGTGTGCAAAATAGAGGATTATGATTTGTTAATAACAGATGAAAGGGTGTCAGAAGATTTTTTGGTACAAGCAGAGGATATTGGTATAAAAGTCCAAGTGGTAAATTTATAG
- a CDS encoding DUF6050 family protein, whose translation MVVGMPFGIHRMCIWLLPKNFDIGGTVGVWAMNIIVGCLIGEVVVVWYILRAVYVLVKYFVSLLK comes from the coding sequence ATGGTGGTTGGTATGCCTTTTGGTATTCATAGAATGTGCATCTGGTTATTACCTAAGAATTTCGATATAGGCGGAACTGTTGGTGTCTGGGCAATGAATATAATAGTAGGCTGCCTGATCGGTGAGGTAGTAGTCGTATGGTACATACTTCGTGCTGTGTATGTTTTAGTAAAGTATTTTGTGAGCTTGTTAAAATAA